The following nucleotide sequence is from Brachyspira suanatina.
AAATAATAAAAAATGATAGTTGGGAAAGTACTGTACAAACTATATTTCAATCTAACAAAGAAAATTTTTTATTTGAATTTACGGCTACTATAGATTATGAAAACAAATCTATAGTTGATAAATATTTGGATAAAACAATATTTAAATATGATTTATTAAAATTTAGACAAGATTTATATTCTAAAGAAATTGATATAATACAAAATGATGTTGATAAAAAATATTTAATGCTTGGTGCTGTTATACTTAGCGAATACAGAAGAGAAATTGCTTCAAATAATGGTGTAGATTTAAAACCAATAATTTTATTTAAAGCACATAAACTTATAAAAGAATCTCAAGCAAATCAGGAAATATTTAATGATTTAATTGATAATTTAAAAGAAAAAGATATTAATAAATTATACAAATCTAATATTAAAGAAAATGATAAAAAAAATATTATATATAAAGCTATAGAGTATTTTAAAAATAAATATGAAGATTTTGATATTTTTATAAGCAGAATAAAAGAGGCTTTTAAAATAGAATATCAATTGATAACTAATGAAAAAACTAAATCATCAGAAGAAAAGAATGATAAAGACAGTAAGGAAATGTCAAAACAAAATAAATTATTAAATACACTTGAGAATAAAGACAATCCCATAAGAGTTATTTTTAGTGTTAATAAATTAAATGAAGGCTGGGACGTTTTAAATTTATTTGATATAGTGAGATTATATGAAACAAGAGATGCTGATACAAAAAATAAAAAAGCAGGAAAAACTACAATAAGCGAGGCTCAATTAATAGGAAGAGGAGCAAGATATTATCCTTTAAAAATAGATTATTATAATGATGATGAAATATATAAAAGAAAATATGATAAAGATTTGGATAATGATAAAAGAATATTAGAAACCTTATATTATCATAGTATAAAAGACAGCAGATACATATCAGAATTAAGAACTGTATTAAGAGAGCATGGGCTTTTAGATGATGTATATTGCAGAGAAGAAGATTTTAAACTAAAAGAAAATGTAAAAAAATACGCTGATACAAATTTTATATTTTCTAATAGAAAAGAAGAAAAAGCTAGATTTTATAAAGAAGATAAAACGTTGGTAGGAAATAAAAAATCTTTTGCAGATATTAGAGCTGATCTTAATAAGTTTGAATTTCAATATTTTTGTAAAACTGGTTCAATAAAAATAGAGCATGCTATTAATGAAGAAAATAAAAATTTAACAGAAAGTGAAAAATTAAAAAACAGGGTAATAGAATCTTTGGGATGTCCTGAAGATATTGAATTTTATAAAATAAACAAATATATTAGGCTTTATGCTTGGTATAAAATGAATTACGGATTTGACAAACTTAAACAAAAATTCCCAGATTTAAAAAATATAGATGAATTATTTGATCATTTTAGTGATATAAAATTTAAATTTTTTAATTTGAATGATAAATATATAAATACAAATGATGAATATATTAACTTTCTTACAACAGACTTTTATCCGAAATTAATTAAAATAATAGATGAAAATTATAGTGAATATATAGGAACAAAAGAGTTTTACCCACAATTAATAAAAGATGTGTTCAGAGAAAAAAAGAAAAAAATATACGATGAGAAATTATGTGCTGATATGGAAAAGATAGAATATTATGCACAAAATATTTTATATGCTGACAGTAATTTAGAAATAGATTTTTCTACAAAACATATTAATGATGTTATAGAATATTTAAAAGAAAAAGGCTATAACAATATATATTTATTTAGAAATGACCAAGATTTGGCTATATATAATTTTGATAATGGAACAGCTTTTTATCCAGATTTTATTTTAATATGCGAATATAAAAAAGAACAAATTCATTATCAAGTATTTTTGGAACCAAAAGGAAATCATTTAGAATCTTCACCAGAAGAAAAAGCAAAACAAGATTTTTTGCTATCTATAAAAAATGATAGTACTTTAAATAAAGATATTTTTGAGCTTGATACAGATAAATATATTTTATTCGGTATGAGATTTTTTACTGATCAAATGGATATTCAAAAATGGAATGATGAATTGAAAAATGAGTTTAAAGGATAATTAAATGGAATATATACATAATTATTTAAAAAAGTTATTTAAGAAAAATAATAACTATATAGGAAAAGATGGGGATTTGTTAATATCAAAAATAGCTGAAGATGCAAGACTTTATAATTCAGAATTAATAAAATTTCTGCTTAATGATAAAAGATGCCAAGATTATTTTTTTGAAAAAATAGATGATGTAACTATTTTCAAATCAGAAGATTTCAGAATGTGTATAAATGATGCAAGATTTTTAGGAAATAGTTTTACAAAATACGGAAATAAAATAGGTTTGATAACTGATAAAAGTATTGTCAAAATAATGAATGAAGATTATGTGGTATTAAGTTATCCTTATAAAGACTGCACTCTTGACGGAGGAATGACAAAAACAGAGGCAAAAAGAACAAACAGAAAAGAAACGATGATAAATAATATTCTTTTCAAAGATGATATACATAAATTAAAAAGCCATAAAGCATTTAAAAATTTTAAAAAATATAGTTTTGAAAATGAAAAATTAAAAGAGCAAACACCTGAAGCTATAAAAGGCAATGAAAATATAATTATTAATGGTAATAACTTTGCAGCTTTATGCAGTTTGAAAGAAAAATTTGCTAGTAAAATAAAATTAATATATATAGACCCTCCATACAATACAGGAAGTGATACATTTTCTTATAATGATAATTTTAATCATAGTAGTTGGCTTGTATTTATGAAAGACAGACTGCAATTAGCTAGGGAATTATTAAGAGATGATGGGGCGATCTTTGTACAATGCGATGATAATGAGCAGGCCTATTTAAAAGTGTTAATGGACGAAATTTTTGGAAGAGATAATTATCTTAGAACTGTAAGTGTCAAAAAAAAACAATCTGCTGGTGTTGGTCAAGATGCTTTTATTTTAGATGTTGTTGAATTTATTTTAATATATTCAAAAAATAAAATAGACTTTCAATATTCAAAATATTATATAGATACAGAATTTGATGAAAAACAGATGGATAACTATAAAAATTATGTTGTTATAAAATCTAAAACTTTTTTAAAATCTTTTCTTGATAAAAATGATGATGAAATAGAATTATATAAACTTAATTATGAAATTAATACAGTTAAAAATAAAACTCATTCTGACTTTATAAAAAATTTTGAATTGCATTTTACTACTTATAATCCTCAAAGTACATTTGCTAAACGTATAATAAATTCAATTGATAACAATTTTTATATGGTGAAATATAAGCCATTAAGAGGTAAAAATAAAGGTAAACCAGTAGAAGTTTATTTTTATAAAAATAGAATAGTACAATTTTTGCATTCTATGGCTTATATAGAAAAAAATAATAAAATTATAAAAAAGCAAATTATAGATAATTTTTGGTCTGATATGTCATGGGATACAATAGGAAAGCAAGGAGGAATATTTTTTAACAATGGTAAAAAACCAGAAGCTTTAGTTAAGCGTATAATAGAAATGTCTACTAATGAAAATGATATTGTTCTTGATTTTTTTGCGGGTTCTGGCACTACTTTGGCTGTTGCTCATAAAATGAATAGGCGATATATAGGAGTTGAGCAGATACAAGAGCATTTTGATATTTGTGTTGAAAGGCTTAAAAAAGTTATTGAAGGTGAGAATTCTGGAATTTCTAAAAATGTTAATTGGCATGGCGGTGGAG
It contains:
- a CDS encoding DEAD/DEAH box helicase family protein → MLSNMLQNIIQSEIGRKTIEKIEIPISITKNIKNTLRPYQLNSLQYFIAYLNEYDNNKNKHLMFNMATGSGKTLIMASLILYLYEKGYRNFLFFVNSVNIIDKTRENFFNISSNKYLFNNEIIIDNKNVEIKEVNNFDYSDEYNINIFVTSIQYLHNLLRENKENAFDITNLQDKKIVILADEAHHFNAETSKNKILQKGLFEEEKSNEKEIIKNDSWESTVQTIFQSNKENFLFEFTATIDYENKSIVDKYLDKTIFKYDLLKFRQDLYSKEIDIIQNDVDKKYLMLGAVILSEYRREIASNNGVDLKPIILFKAHKLIKESQANQEIFNDLIDNLKEKDINKLYKSNIKENDKKNIIYKAIEYFKNKYEDFDIFISRIKEAFKIEYQLITNEKTKSSEEKNDKDSKEMSKQNKLLNTLENKDNPIRVIFSVNKLNEGWDVLNLFDIVRLYETRDADTKNKKAGKTTISEAQLIGRGARYYPLKIDYYNDDEIYKRKYDKDLDNDKRILETLYYHSIKDSRYISELRTVLREHGLLDDVYCREEDFKLKENVKKYADTNFIFSNRKEEKARFYKEDKTLVGNKKSFADIRADLNKFEFQYFCKTGSIKIEHAINEENKNLTESEKLKNRVIESLGCPEDIEFYKINKYIRLYAWYKMNYGFDKLKQKFPDLKNIDELFDHFSDIKFKFFNLNDKYINTNDEYINFLTTDFYPKLIKIIDENYSEYIGTKEFYPQLIKDVFREKKKKIYDEKLCADMEKIEYYAQNILYADSNLEIDFSTKHINDVIEYLKEKGYNNIYLFRNDQDLAIYNFDNGTAFYPDFILICEYKKEQIHYQVFLEPKGNHLESSPEEKAKQDFLLSIKNDSTLNKDIFELDTDKYILFGMRFFTDQMDIQKWNDELKNEFKG
- a CDS encoding site-specific DNA-methyltransferase, with protein sequence MEYIHNYLKKLFKKNNNYIGKDGDLLISKIAEDARLYNSELIKFLLNDKRCQDYFFEKIDDVTIFKSEDFRMCINDARFLGNSFTKYGNKIGLITDKSIVKIMNEDYVVLSYPYKDCTLDGGMTKTEAKRTNRKETMINNILFKDDIHKLKSHKAFKNFKKYSFENEKLKEQTPEAIKGNENIIINGNNFAALCSLKEKFASKIKLIYIDPPYNTGSDTFSYNDNFNHSSWLVFMKDRLQLARELLRDDGAIFVQCDDNEQAYLKVLMDEIFGRDNYLRTVSVKKKQSAGVGQDAFILDVVEFILIYSKNKIDFQYSKYYIDTEFDEKQMDNYKNYVVIKSKTFLKSFLDKNDDEIELYKLNYEINTVKNKTHSDFIKNFELHFTTYNPQSTFAKRIINSIDNNFYMVKYKPLRGKNKGKPVEVYFYKNRIVQFLHSMAYIEKNNKIIKKQIIDNFWSDMSWDTIGKQGGIFFNNGKKPEALVKRIIEMSTNENDIVLDFFAGSGTTLAVAHKMNRRYIGVEQIQEHFDICVERLKKVIEGENSGISKNVNWHGGGEFITFDIASYNADWDKKIEQIKDDKELKEIFEDMKNKSLINHRLQIDYFENKSFEDDEEFLSLKLERKKEILLELLDKNMFYVPFSEMKDKTFKLSDDDIKLSKQFYKN